The Physeter macrocephalus isolate SW-GA chromosome 17, ASM283717v5, whole genome shotgun sequence nucleotide sequence CACTTCCACCACATTCTTTTGGCCAAAGTGGTCACAGAGCCAGTCATGCTCAAGGGGTGGTGATATTGACCCCATCCCTTTAGGCGACCACAGAGACAGTTGGTGATATGTGATTTGAGGAGATCCTAAAAAGAAATCCTGTCCCTCGGGGGGGGGAGGgaaaattgggagtttgggattgacatacacacactactatatttaaaaaagataaccaacaaggacctactgtatagcacagggaactctgctcaatattccgtagtaacctaaatggaaaaagaacttgaaaaagaatagatacgtggatatgtatagctgaatccctttgctgtacacctgaaactaacacaacgttgttaatcagctatactccaatataaaatacaaattttttttaaaaaagaaaagaaaccctgtCCTTCACCTGCCCCCAAATACCACggaaaatgtcctttttcttCATCAGCCGTAGGGCCCCAGGGGAACGTAATTTTGTGTCTGTGGGCTTGCCTCAGCGAACCATGGAAAACGTGAATTCTGCCATGGTACTCAAAGAGTCCCACTGAAATGGGAGTTCTGCCCTTTTCTCAGTTTGTCTGAGGGTATCCTAGGAAATATAGCCCAGCCTTTATCTCCTGCCCCCAGGGCAGCAGGGGAATGAGGTCCAGTCTTTCCTCATCACTGCAGGGCATCCAGGGGTCATCTCCTAGTCATCTCCTATCTCAGAGCCCCCTAGGAAATGCAGACATGTCTCCTTAGAACAACAAAGTAGTCTGGACCTTTGGATGTGGGAGAAGAGACTGGAAGGTTAGTACTTGGGTGAGTGAGTTGGAAGGTTGCATTTGGAGCCCAGGAATAGATGTGGAGGTGGCTTAGGGTGGAAGGCTGCATGGGACAGCTCCCAAGGCTGGGACCTCGAGTGCTTGGGTCCTACAATATGACCCCTAATTCCAGGAGCCTGAGGAAAGCTGTCCCCCAGTCGTCCTCTCTGGAGAAGGGAAGATCTGGCTTTGTTCACTGAtacaaaaatctttttatttaagtacaaaatattaaataaaacaaatattaattaataataatagcggCAACAATATTAATATCACAAGAGCTCTCGCCTGCTGGCCCGTAGCTTTCCTCTAGCTTTTCTCCTCTGATTCTCACAGTTCTCTGAGATAGGTGTTTTGGCAGCTgggaaaactaaggcccagagaggggagcacactggtctgaggtcacacagcaagtcagtagGGCTGGGAGCTAAGGGAAGGGCAAAGTGGTCCCCTGGATCCAGCCAGGGCAGTGGGAGTGTGGGGGTTCAGGTGCAGAGGAAAGTACCTCCCCACAGTCTGGCAGTCATAAGCAGGGTGACAAAGAGGCTGAGGTGGGTAGGGCCAGGCAGGGGGGCACCCCCCGTGCGGGGATGGGTAACCAGGGCTGGATGGTTACAGCCATTTCCAGTACAGCAAGAGACGCTGAGATGGGTGAGGCTGAAAGCTTCAGCCACATGGAGGCCTTGGCACCAGGAGGCGGTTGCACAGCCTCTTATGGTGTAGCTTGGGTTCCCCAGTCCTGAGgagagagaagaccatgtgagACTCCCAGCTCTCGGGCCTGGGACTGGAATTCTCACTGGGTACCAGTGAGAATACTGGTACCCAGTGAGAATTACCCAGGTAGAATACTACCTCGTGGTGGGTACCCCCAGAGAAAGCAGCAGTTCTAAATGTGGTCCCGGGACCCCGGGGTTCCTTCCCTCAGACCCTTCCAGGGGATCTGTGAAGTCAAACTTATTCTTGTAATAATGCTAAAACCTCATTTGCCTTTTCTTGCTCTCACAAATGTTTTTTGCTCTCACAAGGGGTTTCCTAGAAACCCTAGGACATGAGATCTTGCAACAGACTGAacgcagaagcagatatgagggtccagctgtcttctattaagccagatattAAAAAGATTGCAAAATGGTAGAACAATGCCAGTCTTCTCgttcaattttttcattttggaaaatgtctcctttttttctttcataaaaatatgtccaCATGTCGTGAGTTTTCAATTGTTCTTTTACAGTGAACAAATACTATAGATATGACTGACGTaagcaataatttttaagagcGTGAAGGACTTTTGAGAgcccaaagtttgagaacctctggaaTAAAGGAATCTGCCCAGAACTTCACGGGATAGGATCCTGGGAGATACACCGGAAGTCCCACCCACGGAAGTCCCACCCCCCCAAAGAAATTCACATTTCTGTGGCCCAAGTATACATTTCCTAATGAACAAGTCCTAATTTCCTACTGTACTTTGCACCCTCCTGAAGGAAGTCCCACCTTCTCCAACAGGATGATCCACCTCAGTTAAGTCCAGCTTCATGGGAAGTTACCTCTCGCAGAACCCCCCATCCCCCTCATAAGTATCGTCTCCCAGCCTCCTAATGGCTCACCATTAGTGCCAGTGGCTTCCAGACATTGATTCATGGGGCCTCGGCAGTCAGTGAGCGAAGTCTCTTCGGAGGAACATCCATGGGTGCTGTTCCCCTCACAGCTGTAACACTGGAAGCCGTTCGGCGGCAGGTTTTGAAGCTCCAGGACTTGGAAGAAGACCAAGCGACACAGAAACCAAAGAAATTAGCATGAGCGGTTCACagcattacatccccaggactccCAACTCTCAGCCCTAGATGTCGTGGAGCCCTCTTGTGGTCAGGCGTTGGAACAGCACCCTCTTTAGGGGGGTTCTCTAGGGCCTGCGAGAGAAATTCCAACCCCCAGCTCCCCAGGAGCCCCCACCTGCCTAGACACAGGGTAAGACAAAACAGTCCTTGCCCTCAGAGAACTTACGATTTAGAGCTACACTGTCCCTtacggtagccactagctacatgtggttGTTCACATTGACattgaaattaatattaaataataaaaaattattgcttATGTCAGTCATATCTATAGATATTTActgcattagaaatgaaaaccaagagactttacaaaatgtatttgttcattttaaaagaacaattgaAAATTTACGACACGTGGACctatttttatgaaagaaaaaaagaaaaaggagacattttccAAGTAtcaagtgctcaaaagccatATATAGTAGAGGCTACCATATCTGACAgtacagatacagaacatttccatcaccacggAAGGTCCTGTTGGACAGTAGTGATTTACAGAGACAGAATAACACAAAGGATCTAGATTATATTGAAGGGCAGAGTTAGGGAGATTTTCCCTGAGGACAATGCTTTAAAGCTGAGACCTAACGAATCATAAGTAGCCAGCCAGGTGAACTCCTTGGGGAGAGatgttcctggtggagggtactgcatgtgcaaaggccaTGAGACAGACACATGCTGGATTAGAGAGGGCATAGTAGAGTCTTTGGATTTCATTCTAAAAGCAAGGGGAAGGCGGTGAAGTGATTGAGGAAGAGTgacatgatttgatttacattaagctgttggtgggaatgtaaactgatacagccactatggaaaacagtatgcaggttccttaaactaaaaatagaactacaagcAGATATGAGggtccagctgtcttctattaagccagatattAAAAAGATTGCAAAATGGTAGAACAATGCCAGTCTTCTCgttcaattttttcattttggaaaatgtctcctttttttctttcataaaaatatgtccaCATGTCGTGAGTTTTCAATTGTTCTTTTACAGTGAACAAATACTATAGATATGACTGACGTaagcaataatttttaagagcGTGAAGGACTTTTGAGAgcccaaagtttgagaacctctggaaTAAAGGAATCTGCCCAGAACTTCACGGGATAGGATCCTGGGAGATACACCGGAAGTCCCACCCACGGAAGTCCCACCCCCCCAAAGAAATTCACATTTCTGTGGCCCAAGTATACATTTCCTAATGAACAAGTCCTAATTTCCTACTGTACTTTGCACCCTCCTGAAGGAAGTCCCACCTTCTCCAACAGGATGATCCACCTCAGTTAAGTCCAGCTTCATGGGAAGTTACCTCTCGCAGAACCCCCCATCCCCCTCATAAGTATCGTCTCCCAGCCTCCTAATGGCTCACCATTAGTGCCAGTGGCTTCCAGACATTGATTCATGGGGCCTCGGCAGTCAGTGAGCGAAGTCTCTTCGGAGGAACATCCATGGGTGCTGTTCCCCTCACAGCTGTAACACTGGAAGCCGTTCGGCGGCAGGTTTTGAAGCTCCAGGACTTGGAAGAAGACCAAGCGACACAGAAACCAAAGAAATTAGCATGAGCGGTTCACagcattacatccccaggactccCAACTCTCAGCCCTAGATGTCGTGGAGCCCTCTTGTGGTCAGGCGTTGGAACAGCACCCTCTTTAGGGGGGTTCTCTAGGGCCTGCGAGAGAAATTCCAACCCCCAGCTCCCCAGGAGCCCCCACCTGCCTAGACACAGGGTAAGACAAAACAGTCCTTGCCCTCAGAGAACTTACGATTTAGAGCTACACTGTCCCTtacggtagccactagctacatgtggttGTTCACATTGACattgaaattaatattaaataataaaaaattattgcttATGTCAGTCATATCTATAGATATTTActgcattagaaatgaaaaccaagagactttacaaaatgtatttgttcattttaaaagaacaattgaAAATTTACGACACGTGGACctatttttatgaaagaaaaaaagaaaaaggagacattttccAAGTAtcaagtgctcaaaagccatATATAGTAGAGGCTACCATATCTGACAgtacagatacagaacatttccatcaccacggAAGGTCCTGTTGGACAGTAGTGATTTACAGAGACAGAATAACACAAAGGATCTAGATTATATTGAAGGGCAGAGTTAGGGAGATTTTCCCTGAGGACAATGCTTTAAAGCTGAGACCTAACGAATCATAAGTAGCCAGCCAGGTGAACTCCTTGGGGAGAGatgttcctggtggagggtactgcatgtgcaaaggccaTGAGACAGACACATGCTGGATTAGAGAGGGCATAGTAGAGTCTTTGGATTTCATTCTAAAAGCAAGGGGAAGGCGGTGAAGTGATTGAGGAAGAGTgacatgatttgatttacattaagctgttggtgggaatgtaaactgatacagccactatggaaaacagtatgcaggttccttaaactaaaaatagaactaccgtatgacccagcaatcccactactgggcatatatcctgagaaaaccataattcaaaaagagacatgcaccacaacattcactgcagcactatttacaatagccaggacatggaaccaacctaaatgtccatcgacagatgaatggataaagaagatgtggcacatatatacaatggaatattactcagccataaaaagaaacaaaactgagttattggtagtgaggtagatggacatagagtctgtcatacagagtgaagtaagtcagaaagagaaaaacaaataccatatactaacgcatatatatggaattaaaaaaaatggtactgatgaacctagttgcggggcaggaataaagaggtagacatagagaatggacttgaggacatggggtggcagggcgaagctggggcgaagtgagagtagtatcgacatatatacactaccgcaTGTAacatagttggctggtgggaaacaGAAGCACAGCACGGGGAGATCGgctggtgctttgcgatgacgtaaaggggtggaatagggaggaggggagggaggctcaagagggaggggatatggggacacgtgtatgcCTATGGTTGATTCGCCTTGTTGTGTAACCTTGTtgtgtaacagaaactaacacggtattgtgaagcaattatactccaatagagatctattaaaaaaaaaaatcactctggctgctgtgttgaacATTGGCTGTAGAGTAGCAGGAGGACCGGCAAGGTGATTGCAACAATCTAGGTAAGAGGCCATGGCGGCTTTTGCACCAGGATGGTGAGCAGTGGAAGGATTCGAGAGGATATAGACGCTTAAAGCACAGGTCTTGGTGAAGCTTTGATAGTTTCATTGAATTCCCACAAAATCCTTCTTTGAGAAAGGGCTTCATAGGTCCACttttcagacaaggaaacagagaggAGGGGTTTCCCTTCAAGCAAGCAGCAGTCAGCCTGAGTGCATCTCCGCACCCCAATCCCAGGCCTCACGCCGGGTCCCCTGCCCCTTACCTGGGCCCCCATTGCATTTGGTGGTGTTGCAGCACCGCAGGAAGTGGAAGGTGTGGTTGTTGTGGAAGCCAGTGGGGCCTGGGCAGCCAGGAAGGTTGCCACAGCCTCGGGAGTGGCGCTCATCCCCTGGACTCTctgtgggggcagagggggaggtCAGATGGTTGATGAGGGGCTGAGATTGGATTTGCCCATGGTAGCAGTCCTCTGTCCATCCTCTGCTTCATCCTTCATTATAAGACCCTCATTTTATTGGGAGCAGCCATATATCTAGCCAAAAGACACAATTTCCAGCCTCCATAGGTATAGTCATGTGGCTAAGTTCTGGTCAACGTGATCTAAGTAGAAAGATTTTATGGGACTTCTAGAAAGGAGAACCTTTACAGAAGGAGGGGTGCCCCCCTTTTGCCCCTTCTTTTCCCCCCCTCCTTCTTCCTGGAACTTGGACATGAGGTCTGGAGCTCAGGCAGCCATCTTGGACTATGAGGCAATCTTGAGAATGGAAGCAATATATAAGAAATGAGAAGACATTTGGGTTCCTGGTGACTGTGGAACTGTCCTAGTGGCCCTGGACTTCCCATCACTGGACTTTCTGTGTGAGTACTAACTTTCTACCTTGCTTAAATCCCTGTTATTTGGGGGTTGTTGTTAACTGCAGCCTTGGGGAGGAGCAAAGCAGGGAGGGGGAGTTGCTGGCAGGTTGGGGCTCACCTTCCAGGCTCTGGTAGGTTACCACCTCCAGGCACTGTTCTCCAGGGTTGCGGCATTGCAGGGTCTTGTCCCAGCCCCTCTCACAGCTCAGATCTGACGAGGCACAGGAAACACATTCGAGGTAACGGCTTCGGGGAAAGGTAGAAACCTGGCCTGTTTGGGGAGGATTAGGAGGGTGAGACTCCATGGGGAGAGTCCTAGAGACCCAGCTTCCTTGAGGACTCACTTCAGCATCAA carries:
- the PLAUR gene encoding urokinase plasminogen activator surface receptor, producing MGRPLLVLLLLAETCIPASWGLRCMLCKTTGNCRVEECASGQDLCRTTVLHVWEVGDELEVVERGCTHPEKTNRTMSYRTGTQIITLTEAVCGSDLCNQPSPGQVSTFPRSRYLECVSCASSDLSCERGWDKTLQCRNPGEQCLEVVTYQSLEESPGDERHSRGCGNLPGCPGPTGFHNNHTFHFLRCCNTTKCNGGPVLELQNLPPNGFQCYSCEGNSTHGCSSEETSLTDCRGPMNQCLEATGTNGLGNPSYTIRGCATASWCQGLHVAEAFSLTHLSVSCCTGNGCNHPALVTHPRTGGAPLPGPTHLSLFVTLLMTARLWGGTFLCT